The following are encoded together in the Acidobacteriota bacterium genome:
- a CDS encoding proton-conducting transporter membrane subunit codes for MSPETTILVALLLPVLAAVSCLLLGGGLGRPNLRDIATPLIGACTFATVWRLAGDVLAGGRPELVLFEVLPGVELAFQVEPLGLLYGLVASGLWIVTSIYAVGYMRGHHEQNQTRFFTFFALSIFAALGIAFASNLFTLFLFYEALTLLTFPLVTHHGTDEARRAGRVYLGILLFTSISFLLFAILFTWRLTGTIEFTPGGILGAETSSGMVTVLLLLYAFGAGKAALMPFHRWLPNAMVAPTPVSALLHAVAVVKAGVFAILKVVVYVFGLDLLGGSNASLSLMTIASFTMLMAAVIAIRQDNLKARLAYSTISQLAYIVLGAAMATATGVLAGGMQIAMHAAGKITLFFCAGAILVATHKKKVSELDGLGRTMPWTFAAFSLASLSIIGIPPLGGSWAKWYLMVGALETGFAWQAAFLGVLMLSSLLAVFYLMPVVVRGFFAASPSAGPSGSAGGDRKPIAEAPFLCVAPLVLTALLSLALFFVAGDLVTLLSF; via the coding sequence ATGAGCCCCGAGACGACGATTCTGGTCGCCCTTCTGCTGCCGGTTCTGGCGGCGGTTTCCTGCCTGCTGCTGGGCGGCGGCCTGGGCCGCCCCAACCTGCGGGACATCGCCACACCCCTGATCGGCGCCTGCACCTTCGCCACGGTCTGGCGCCTCGCCGGCGACGTTCTGGCCGGCGGCCGGCCGGAACTCGTCCTGTTCGAGGTGCTGCCGGGAGTGGAACTCGCGTTCCAGGTCGAGCCGCTCGGACTGCTTTACGGCCTGGTGGCGAGCGGCCTGTGGATCGTCACCTCGATCTACGCCGTCGGCTACATGCGCGGCCACCACGAGCAGAACCAGACCCGGTTCTTCACCTTCTTCGCTCTCTCCATCTTCGCCGCGCTGGGCATCGCCTTCGCCAGCAACCTGTTCACGCTGTTCCTGTTCTACGAGGCGTTGACGCTTCTCACCTTCCCGCTCGTCACCCACCACGGCACGGACGAGGCGCGGCGCGCGGGGCGCGTCTACCTCGGCATCCTGCTCTTCACCTCGATCTCCTTCCTGCTGTTCGCCATCCTCTTCACCTGGCGGCTGACCGGCACGATCGAGTTCACGCCCGGCGGCATTCTCGGCGCCGAGACGAGCTCCGGGATGGTCACGGTGCTGCTGCTGCTCTACGCCTTCGGCGCCGGCAAGGCGGCGCTCATGCCCTTCCACCGCTGGTTGCCGAACGCGATGGTGGCGCCGACCCCGGTCAGCGCGCTGCTGCACGCGGTGGCGGTGGTCAAGGCCGGCGTGTTCGCGATCCTCAAGGTCGTCGTCTACGTCTTCGGCCTCGACCTGCTCGGCGGCAGCAACGCGTCACTCTCGCTGATGACGATCGCCTCGTTCACGATGCTGATGGCGGCCGTCATCGCGATCCGCCAGGACAACCTGAAGGCGCGGCTCGCCTACTCGACGATCAGCCAGCTCGCCTACATCGTCCTCGGCGCGGCGATGGCCACGGCTACGGGCGTCCTCGCCGGCGGCATGCAGATCGCGATGCACGCGGCGGGCAAGATCACCCTCTTCTTCTGCGCCGGCGCCATCCTGGTCGCCACCCACAAGAAGAAGGTGAGCGAGCTCGACGGTCTCGGCCGCACGATGCCCTGGACCTTCGCGGCCTTCTCCCTCGCCTCGCTCTCGATCATCGGCATCCCGCCCCTGGGCGGCTCGTGGGCCAAGTGGTACCTGATGGTCGGCGCGCTCGAGACCGGATTCGCCTGGCAGGCCGCGTTTCTGGGCGTGCTGATGTTGAGCTCCCTGCTCGCCGTCTTCTACCTGATGCCGGTGGTTGTTCGGGGCTTCTTCGCGGCATCGCCCTCGGCCGGCCCCAGCGGCAGCGCCGGCGGCGACCGCAAGCCGATCGCCGAGGCGCCGTTTCTCTGCGTCGCGCCGCTCGTGCTCACGGCGCTGCTGTCGCTGGCGCTGTTCTTCGTCGCCGGCGATCTGGTGACCCTGCTCAGCTTCTAG
- a CDS encoding monovalent cation/H+ antiporter subunit D family protein → MIEKILVLEVVLPLLAAPVCVLVRHPRFCRLFSLGVIAACFAIAVALLVEVRGGGVISYQLGGWPPPLGIEYRVSTINAYLLALVTAMALVVFSFDSRGGPPRVPEQRRHLYYAVFLLCISGLLGIAITGDAFNIFVFLEISSLSSYILVSLGGHRRAVMSAFYYLVMGTIGGVFFMLGVGLLYQATGTLNLRDIAARLEPSLDDRGTVLALALLVVGISIKLAVFPLHHWLPNAYSFAPPKVSAFLAATATKVSFYLLAMVLFTIFGAPFVFEELRLQAVLLPLSILAMFLASGAAIFQTDLRRLLAYSSVAQIGYMTLGLSTANATGLAGGLVHLFNHAVMKGGLFLVVACLLYRVGSVHIDALAGIGRRMPLTSAALVIGGLSLIGVPGTVGFVSKWYLVSGVLERGWTAAAVLILLSSLLALVYVGKVVEVLYFRKPAETQPVDHVREAPLGMLAPAWVLAVAAVFFGLTTDWTYGVAREAAELLLAGGI, encoded by the coding sequence GTGATCGAGAAGATCCTCGTCCTGGAAGTCGTCCTGCCGCTGCTCGCGGCTCCGGTCTGCGTACTGGTGCGCCATCCGCGGTTCTGCCGCCTCTTCAGTCTCGGCGTCATCGCGGCCTGCTTCGCGATCGCGGTCGCCCTGCTGGTCGAGGTACGAGGCGGCGGCGTCATCTCCTACCAGCTCGGCGGCTGGCCGCCGCCGCTGGGGATCGAGTACCGGGTCTCGACCATCAACGCCTACCTCCTCGCCCTGGTCACCGCGATGGCCCTGGTGGTCTTCAGCTTCGACTCCCGGGGCGGCCCGCCGCGCGTGCCGGAGCAGCGCCGGCACCTCTACTACGCGGTGTTCCTGCTCTGCATCTCCGGCCTGCTCGGCATCGCGATCACCGGGGACGCCTTCAACATCTTCGTGTTCCTCGAGATCTCGTCGCTGTCGTCCTACATCCTGGTCAGCCTCGGCGGCCACCGGCGCGCCGTGATGTCCGCCTTCTACTACCTGGTCATGGGCACGATCGGCGGCGTCTTCTTCATGCTGGGCGTCGGCCTGCTCTACCAGGCGACGGGCACGCTGAACCTGCGCGACATCGCGGCGCGGCTCGAGCCCTCGCTCGACGATCGCGGCACCGTGCTCGCGCTGGCGCTCCTGGTCGTCGGCATCTCGATCAAGCTGGCGGTCTTTCCGCTGCACCACTGGCTGCCCAACGCCTACTCGTTCGCGCCGCCCAAGGTCAGCGCCTTCCTGGCCGCGACGGCCACGAAGGTCTCCTTCTACCTGCTGGCGATGGTCCTGTTCACGATCTTCGGTGCGCCCTTCGTGTTCGAGGAACTGCGCCTGCAGGCGGTGCTGCTGCCACTGTCCATCCTGGCGATGTTCCTGGCCTCGGGCGCCGCGATCTTCCAGACCGACCTGCGGCGGTTGCTGGCCTACTCGAGCGTCGCCCAGATCGGCTACATGACCCTCGGCCTCTCGACCGCGAACGCGACCGGGCTCGCCGGCGGCCTGGTCCACCTGTTCAATCACGCGGTGATGAAGGGGGGATTGTTCCTCGTCGTCGCCTGCCTGCTCTACCGGGTCGGCTCCGTCCACATCGACGCACTTGCCGGCATCGGTCGCCGCATGCCGCTGACTTCCGCCGCGCTGGTCATCGGGGGCCTGAGCCTGATCGGGGTGCCGGGCACGGTCGGCTTCGTCAGCAAGTGGTACCTGGTGTCCGGAGTGCTGGAGCGCGGCTGGACGGCGGCGGCCGTGCTCATCCTGCTGAGCTCACTGCTGGCTCTCGTCTACGTCGGCAAGGTGGTCGAGGTCCTCTACTTCCGCAAGCCGGCCGAAACCCAGCCGGTCGACCACGTGCGCGAAGCCCCGCTCGGGATGCTGGCGCCGGCCTGGGTGCTAGCGGTGGCCGCGGTCTTCTTCGGCCTGACCACGGACTGGACCTACGGCGTCGCCAGGGAAGCCGCCGAACTGCTGCTCGCGGGCGGGATCTGA
- the mnhG gene encoding monovalent cation/H(+) antiporter subunit G, which translates to MSGALDIATAVLLVAGGFFCIVGGVGLHRFSEFYQRTHAASVTDTAGAGLMLLGLMLQGGLSMVTLKLLLVLAFLLFSSPAIAHALVKAAHGHGLALELEIEDERGGDGDAAG; encoded by the coding sequence TTGAGCGGCGCGCTGGACATCGCGACCGCGGTCCTGCTGGTTGCCGGCGGCTTCTTCTGCATCGTCGGCGGCGTCGGTCTGCACCGCTTCTCCGAGTTCTACCAGCGCACCCACGCGGCGAGCGTCACGGACACCGCCGGCGCCGGGTTGATGCTCCTGGGCCTGATGCTCCAGGGCGGCCTGTCCATGGTGACCCTGAAGCTGCTCCTGGTGCTCGCCTTTCTCCTGTTCAGCAGCCCGGCGATCGCGCACGCACTGGTCAAGGCGGCTCACGGCCACGGGCTGGCTCTCGAGCTTGAGATTGAGGACGAGCGGGGAGGGGACGGCGATGCCGCCGGTTGA
- a CDS encoding Na(+)/H(+) antiporter subunit B, with protein sequence MKPPSRVRQMPILRVIARALVPVILLFGLYVQFHGDFGPGGGFQAGVIFAAGLIIFALTFGAETLRQVVPVVLTERLMAAGVLLYGAVGVVAMFLGGEFLNYSALDPLTTGHYGQHLGIIVIELGVGIAVAATIMRVYYAFVGRRTDEDRTGADPALDAGAGGEAS encoded by the coding sequence GTGAAGCCGCCGTCCCGCGTCCGCCAGATGCCGATCCTGCGGGTCATCGCCCGGGCTCTGGTGCCGGTCATCCTCCTGTTCGGCCTCTACGTGCAGTTCCACGGCGACTTCGGCCCCGGCGGCGGCTTCCAGGCCGGCGTCATCTTCGCCGCGGGGCTCATCATCTTCGCCCTGACCTTCGGCGCGGAGACGCTGCGGCAGGTCGTTCCCGTCGTGCTGACGGAGCGCCTGATGGCGGCGGGAGTGCTGCTCTACGGCGCGGTCGGCGTCGTGGCGATGTTCCTGGGCGGAGAGTTCCTGAACTACTCGGCGCTCGACCCGCTGACCACCGGCCACTACGGCCAGCACCTCGGCATCATCGTCATCGAACTGGGCGTCGGCATCGCCGTCGCGGCGACCATCATGCGCGTCTACTACGCGTTCGTGGGCCGCCGCACGGACGAGGACAGGACGGGCGCGGACCCGGCCCTGGACGCCGGCGCCGGCGGAGAGGCCTCGTGA
- a CDS encoding S9 family peptidase, with protein MNRSIACIIVALVLPAAVTAQETNPIEPHHIATLRSVGTVEVSPDGRLAAYLLSVPRRPLDEDSGGSWTELHVLDMAEPGSSRPFIAGSVNVGRPSFRGNDEILFTSRRGSDKASALYGIPVGGGESRKLVEHPNGVGSYVLSPDGSRVAFLARRETAKELKTLRDKGFNQEIYEEDRPPTRLWIADVPALEGDRSNDESKPVLVESVDGHVISAVWSPGGERLAAVTTPTALIDDSYTSKSVVIVDASMDDFPVVSKVEALGKLGQVEFSPNGEQVAAVSAVDQHDPAAGRLMLVGSEGGFSDLLPALEGHVASFTWEDDEHLLYAASVGVWSTLGRVSTSGEAETLVEPGGPISLGFSLPRDGGAAALVADSPDHPREIYRYDPAEPRAPPVRMTNSNPWLDDIDLARQEVVRHKAPDGLALEGLLIYPLDYEEGRRYPLILFVHGGPESHHSNGWLTSYSNFAQVAAARGFASFYPNYRGSTGRGVDFSKLGQHAAAGPEFDDLIVAVDHLIEIGLVDRDRVGITGGSYGGYASAWGATYYSDRFAAAIPFVGISNNISKLGTTDIPMEMKLVHHLTTLWDDWDYFEKSSPIYYVKRNRTPTLILHGKEDPRVHPSQSLELHRHLKTLGQAPVRLVLYPGEGHGNRRSAARLDYMLRTLRWMEHYLKGPGGEPPPHEIDYAAWLPWAEADDDADEGGEAPETEATGGGE; from the coding sequence ATGAACCGGAGCATCGCTTGCATCATCGTCGCGCTGGTCCTGCCGGCCGCGGTCACGGCCCAGGAGACGAACCCGATCGAACCGCATCACATCGCCACGCTGCGCAGCGTCGGCACCGTCGAGGTGTCGCCCGACGGCCGTCTCGCGGCCTACCTGTTGAGCGTCCCGCGGCGGCCGCTGGACGAGGACAGCGGCGGCTCGTGGACCGAGCTGCACGTGCTCGACATGGCCGAGCCCGGATCCTCCCGGCCCTTCATCGCCGGCTCGGTGAACGTCGGTCGGCCCAGCTTCCGCGGCAACGACGAGATTCTCTTCACCTCCCGCCGCGGCTCGGACAAGGCGTCCGCCCTCTACGGCATCCCGGTCGGGGGTGGAGAGAGCCGCAAGCTGGTCGAACACCCGAACGGCGTCGGCTCTTACGTCCTGTCGCCGGACGGCAGCCGGGTCGCGTTCCTGGCCCGCCGGGAAACCGCGAAGGAACTGAAGACACTCCGCGACAAGGGGTTCAACCAGGAGATCTACGAAGAGGACCGGCCCCCGACGCGGCTGTGGATCGCGGACGTTCCCGCGCTCGAAGGGGACCGTAGCAACGACGAGTCGAAGCCCGTCCTGGTCGAGTCGGTCGACGGGCACGTCATCTCCGCCGTCTGGAGCCCGGGCGGCGAACGCCTCGCCGCGGTGACCACGCCGACCGCCCTGATCGACGACTCCTACACGAGCAAGTCCGTCGTGATCGTGGACGCGTCGATGGACGACTTCCCCGTGGTCTCGAAGGTCGAGGCACTCGGCAAGCTCGGCCAGGTCGAGTTCAGCCCGAACGGCGAACAGGTTGCCGCCGTATCGGCCGTCGATCAGCACGACCCGGCGGCCGGCAGGCTGATGCTCGTGGGCAGCGAAGGCGGCTTCAGCGACCTGCTGCCGGCGCTCGAGGGCCACGTCGCCTCGTTCACCTGGGAGGACGACGAGCACCTCCTGTACGCGGCCTCCGTCGGCGTCTGGAGCACCCTGGGCAGGGTGTCGACCTCGGGAGAAGCCGAGACGCTGGTAGAACCGGGCGGTCCGATCAGCCTCGGCTTCAGCCTGCCGCGCGATGGCGGCGCCGCGGCGCTGGTCGCGGACAGCCCCGATCACCCGAGGGAGATCTACCGCTACGACCCGGCGGAGCCGCGGGCGCCGCCGGTGCGGATGACGAACTCGAACCCCTGGCTGGACGACATCGACCTGGCCCGCCAGGAGGTCGTCCGGCACAAGGCGCCAGACGGTCTGGCGCTCGAGGGGCTGCTGATCTATCCGCTCGACTACGAGGAGGGCCGGCGCTATCCGCTGATCCTGTTCGTCCACGGCGGCCCGGAGAGCCACCACAGCAACGGCTGGCTGACCAGCTACTCGAACTTCGCGCAGGTCGCCGCGGCGCGAGGCTTCGCGTCCTTCTACCCGAACTACCGCGGCAGCACGGGGCGCGGCGTCGATTTCTCGAAGCTCGGTCAGCACGCCGCCGCCGGCCCCGAGTTCGACGACCTGATCGTCGCGGTCGACCATCTGATCGAGATCGGACTCGTCGACCGGGACCGGGTCGGCATCACGGGCGGCTCCTACGGCGGCTACGCGTCGGCCTGGGGCGCGACCTACTATTCCGACCGTTTCGCCGCCGCGATTCCCTTCGTCGGCATCTCGAACAACATCTCCAAGCTGGGGACGACGGATATCCCGATGGAGATGAAGCTGGTCCATCACCTCACCACGCTCTGGGACGACTGGGACTACTTCGAGAAGAGCAGCCCGATCTACTACGTCAAGCGCAACCGCACGCCGACCCTGATCCTGCATGGCAAGGAGGACCCCAGGGTCCATCCCAGCCAGTCGCTCGAGCTGCACCGGCACCTGAAGACCCTCGGCCAGGCGCCGGTGCGGCTGGTCCTTTACCCTGGCGAGGGCCACGGCAACCGGCGTTCGGCGGCGCGCCTCGACTACATGCTCCGCACCCTGCGCTGGATGGAGCACTACCTCAAGGGCCCCGGCGGCGAGCCGCCGCCGCATGAGATCGACTACGCCGCCTGGCTGCCCTGGGCTGAGGCCGATGATGACGCGGACGAGGGAGGCGAAGCACCGGAAACCGAGGCAACGGGCGGCGGGGAGTGA
- a CDS encoding AMP-binding protein: protein MSHVQNFTLYDVLVRNATAFGDRLALVTEGGEERSFAELRDRVDALAAGLDGLGLAAGDRLAVLAQNSAAYVELYFACARQGIVVYPINWRLQPGEIEMLVRERARPRAFVVGADFLDAVPGGPGDEAIPHWFQFGDDAADGYASLDSLYNGAAADLPRPDVSAGDPFAVIATAAVDVIPRGALLSHSNLVWANLQEIASLGLGGSDRNLVALPLFHIAALGHLLSVFHAGGANVVTAKYDPAQAVDLIDRYAITMISDFPPVLTTLLDAAAEAGSRLASLRHVTGLDSPDTMQRLHDETDATFWAGFGQCETSGFVTIQNARERLGCAGKAAELCSVRLVDDDEREVPAGEDGEIVVRGPLVFLGYDGQPDVTAHTFRGGWHHTGDIGRFDEEGNLFYVARKPEKELIKPGGENVYPAEVEAAILELDAVRAACVFGVTDDRWGEAIRAVVEADPEAGLDQESVREHVGSRIARFKRPRDVIFTSELPRSGDHVDRAAVKDRWGDQ from the coding sequence GTGTCCCACGTTCAGAACTTCACGCTCTACGACGTTCTCGTCCGCAACGCGACGGCGTTCGGCGACCGGCTCGCGCTCGTCACGGAGGGTGGCGAAGAGCGGAGCTTCGCGGAACTCCGCGACCGCGTCGACGCGCTGGCGGCCGGGCTCGACGGACTCGGCCTCGCGGCCGGGGACCGGCTCGCCGTCCTGGCGCAGAACTCGGCGGCCTACGTGGAGCTCTACTTCGCCTGCGCCCGTCAGGGCATCGTCGTCTACCCGATCAACTGGCGGCTGCAGCCGGGCGAGATCGAGATGCTCGTTCGCGAGCGGGCGAGGCCGCGGGCGTTCGTCGTGGGCGCGGACTTCCTCGACGCGGTGCCGGGCGGCCCCGGCGACGAGGCGATCCCCCACTGGTTCCAGTTCGGCGACGATGCGGCGGACGGCTACGCCTCGCTCGACTCGCTCTACAACGGCGCGGCGGCGGACCTGCCACGGCCAGACGTCTCCGCCGGCGACCCCTTCGCCGTCATCGCGACCGCCGCCGTCGACGTCATCCCGCGTGGCGCCCTGCTCAGCCACTCGAACCTGGTCTGGGCCAACCTGCAGGAGATCGCGTCGCTCGGCCTCGGCGGCTCGGACCGCAACCTGGTCGCGCTGCCGCTCTTCCACATCGCGGCACTCGGCCACCTGCTGAGCGTCTTCCACGCGGGCGGCGCCAACGTGGTCACCGCGAAGTACGACCCGGCCCAGGCGGTCGATCTGATCGATCGTTACGCGATCACGATGATCAGCGACTTCCCGCCGGTGCTCACCACCCTGCTCGACGCGGCAGCCGAGGCCGGCAGCCGCCTCGCCAGCCTCCGCCACGTCACCGGCCTCGACTCGCCCGACACGATGCAGCGGCTGCACGACGAGACGGACGCCACCTTCTGGGCCGGTTTCGGGCAGTGCGAGACGAGCGGTTTCGTCACGATCCAGAACGCCCGCGAGCGGCTCGGCTGCGCCGGCAAGGCGGCCGAACTCTGCAGCGTCCGTCTGGTCGACGACGACGAACGCGAGGTGCCCGCCGGCGAGGACGGCGAGATCGTCGTCCGCGGACCGCTGGTCTTCCTGGGCTACGACGGGCAGCCCGACGTGACCGCCCACACATTCCGGGGCGGCTGGCACCACACCGGCGATATCGGCCGCTTTGACGAGGAAGGCAACCTGTTCTACGTCGCCCGGAAGCCGGAGAAGGAGCTGATCAAGCCCGGCGGCGAGAACGTCTATCCCGCCGAGGTCGAGGCCGCGATCCTCGAACTCGACGCCGTGCGTGCCGCCTGCGTGTTCGGTGTCACCGACGACCGCTGGGGCGAGGCGATCCGCGCCGTCGTCGAGGCCGATCCGGAAGCCGGCCTGGACCAGGAGTCGGTCCGCGAGCACGTCGGTTCCCGGATCGCCCGGTTCAAGCGGCCCCGCGACGTCATCTTCACCAGCGAGTTGCCGCGGAGCGGCGACCACGTCGACCGCGCCGCGGTCAAGGACCGCTGGGGAGACCAGTAG
- a CDS encoding adenosine kinase — protein sequence MAEPPRAADPELVGIENAILDLLVRVEDRHLDEMGLDKGIMKLVTAEEQEAILDHVLNRDGEVLQPEIEAGGSCANVLRAASLLGVATSYSSAVAADDTGRLFERGLNASRVRNRLAHIDGVTGTSVVLVTPDGERTMNTHLGVCRQYRPEHVPEEDIRRSRIFFTTGYIWDTPNQIDAIEHAIAVARRAGARLAIDLADPFAVGRSRDHLMRHKEHGFDILFANAEEARMMTGLGPEAAARELARTIEVVAIKDGVRGAWVRRGDEVHRVPAHRVEVVDTTGAGDCFAAGFLYGLLRGLPIRTCCEVGIAMAADTITHLGVKLSPDIRERLTAIEQRQAAAVH from the coding sequence GTGGCGGAGCCGCCGCGGGCAGCCGACCCGGAACTGGTCGGAATCGAAAACGCGATCCTCGACCTGCTGGTGCGGGTAGAGGACCGGCACCTGGACGAGATGGGCCTCGACAAGGGGATCATGAAGCTCGTCACCGCCGAAGAGCAGGAGGCGATCCTCGATCACGTGCTGAACCGCGACGGCGAAGTCCTGCAGCCGGAGATCGAGGCCGGCGGCTCCTGCGCCAACGTGCTGCGTGCGGCGTCCCTGCTCGGCGTGGCCACCAGCTACAGCTCGGCGGTCGCCGCCGACGACACCGGCCGCCTGTTCGAGCGTGGTCTGAACGCGAGCCGGGTCCGGAACCGGCTGGCCCACATCGACGGCGTCACCGGCACGTCGGTCGTCCTGGTGACTCCCGACGGCGAACGGACGATGAACACGCACCTGGGCGTGTGCCGGCAGTACCGCCCGGAGCACGTGCCCGAAGAGGACATCCGGAGGTCCCGGATCTTCTTCACGACCGGTTACATCTGGGACACCCCGAACCAGATCGACGCGATCGAACACGCGATCGCGGTCGCCCGCCGCGCCGGCGCCAGGCTGGCCATCGATCTCGCCGATCCGTTCGCGGTCGGCCGCTCGCGCGACCACCTCATGCGGCACAAGGAGCACGGCTTCGACATCCTGTTCGCCAACGCCGAAGAGGCGCGGATGATGACCGGCCTGGGGCCGGAGGCCGCGGCCCGCGAGCTGGCCAGGACGATCGAAGTCGTGGCGATCAAGGACGGTGTCCGCGGCGCCTGGGTGCGCCGGGGCGACGAAGTACACCGGGTTCCCGCACACCGGGTCGAGGTCGTCGACACGACCGGCGCCGGCGACTGCTTCGCCGCCGGTTTCCTCTACGGCCTGCTGCGGGGCCTGCCGATCCGCACCTGCTGCGAGGTCGGAATCGCCATGGCGGCGGATACGATCACGCACCTGGGCGTCAAGCTGTCCCCCGACATCCGGGAACGGCTGACGGCGATCGAACAGCGGCAGGCCGCGGCGGTCCACTGA
- a CDS encoding cation:proton antiporter subunit C, protein MSSVGWGLWAYWLLIALMMVGLYIVIARDNLIKKVMGLNIFQAAAILFYVTMAKVEGGTAPIVPAGADHAGGHGGHEIVYSNPLPHVLMLTAIVVGVATTALALALAVRIHGDYGTSEEDEAVVYDMEHG, encoded by the coding sequence GTGTCTTCGGTTGGTTGGGGCCTCTGGGCCTACTGGCTGCTCATCGCCCTGATGATGGTCGGCCTCTACATCGTCATCGCCCGCGACAACCTGATCAAGAAGGTGATGGGGCTCAACATTTTCCAGGCAGCAGCGATCCTCTTCTACGTGACGATGGCCAAGGTGGAGGGCGGCACGGCGCCGATCGTTCCCGCCGGAGCGGATCACGCCGGAGGTCACGGCGGCCACGAAATCGTCTACTCGAACCCGCTGCCGCACGTACTGATGCTGACCGCGATCGTGGTCGGCGTCGCCACCACCGCGCTGGCGCTGGCGCTGGCCGTGCGCATCCACGGCGACTACGGCACGTCCGAGGAGGACGAGGCGGTGGTCTACGACATGGAGCACGGCTGA
- a CDS encoding DUF4040 domain-containing protein: MPPVELLLMLLLLATVIVVARLKDLFAAAMLTGIASLLAAGLFVLMDAVDVAFTEAAVGAGVSTVLFLGALSLTSRREKQQERTRILPILIVVATGAALIYGTWDMPAYGDPDAVIHHHLAPELIAETEEKIHIPNIVTAILASFRGYDTFGEVVVIFTAGVGVALLLGGLGLRRRAGHGEEES, translated from the coding sequence ATGCCGCCGGTTGAACTCCTCCTCATGCTGCTGCTGCTCGCCACCGTGATCGTCGTGGCGAGACTCAAGGACCTGTTCGCCGCCGCCATGCTGACCGGGATCGCGAGCCTGCTGGCGGCCGGGCTGTTCGTCCTGATGGACGCCGTGGACGTCGCCTTCACCGAGGCCGCGGTGGGCGCCGGCGTCAGCACCGTGCTCTTTCTCGGAGCGCTCAGCCTGACCTCGCGGCGCGAGAAGCAACAGGAAAGAACGCGAATCCTGCCGATCCTGATCGTCGTCGCCACCGGCGCGGCGCTGATCTACGGCACCTGGGACATGCCGGCCTACGGCGATCCGGACGCCGTCATCCACCACCACCTGGCGCCGGAGCTGATCGCCGAGACGGAAGAGAAGATCCACATCCCGAACATCGTCACCGCCATCCTGGCCAGCTTCCGCGGCTACGACACGTTCGGTGAAGTGGTGGTCATCTTCACCGCCGGCGTCGGGGTCGCGCTGCTGCTGGGCGGACTCGGCCTGCGACGCCGGGCTGGACACGGCGAGGAGGAATCGTGA
- a CDS encoding monovalent cation/H+ antiporter complex subunit F, translated as MYVAGMAAIIVTMFLALARAAIGPTVFDRILAVNMFGTKTVLLIAVAGFLTGRPEWLDLAIVYTLVNFTGTLAVLRFARFGNLARDDRKPDR; from the coding sequence ATGTACGTGGCGGGGATGGCGGCGATCATCGTGACGATGTTCCTGGCGCTCGCCCGCGCCGCGATCGGCCCCACCGTGTTCGACCGCATCCTGGCCGTCAACATGTTCGGGACGAAGACGGTGCTGCTGATCGCGGTCGCCGGTTTCCTCACCGGACGGCCCGAGTGGCTCGATCTCGCGATCGTCTACACCCTGGTCAACTTCACCGGCACCCTGGCGGTGCTGCGCTTCGCGCGTTTCGGCAACCTCGCACGCGACGACCGGAAGCCCGACCGTTGA
- a CDS encoding Na+/H+ antiporter subunit E — MRLGVLLLLAAVWLALSGPYTLDGWLIPVFGLVSVAFVWRLYLALERAAGGGFEFFRAAAWLRLPRFLVSFAVKVAAANVHVTKLILSPRIELHPRLRRVTASQKTSFGQVLYANFITLTPGTITLDLRDDELLVYALDAESEADVMDGSMDRDVLRIEGGSN; from the coding sequence GTGAGGCTGGGCGTTCTCCTGCTGCTGGCCGCCGTCTGGCTCGCCCTCTCCGGGCCGTACACGCTGGACGGGTGGCTGATCCCGGTCTTCGGCCTGGTTTCGGTCGCCTTCGTCTGGCGCCTCTACCTGGCCCTCGAACGGGCCGCGGGAGGCGGTTTCGAGTTCTTCCGCGCCGCCGCCTGGCTTCGGCTGCCGCGGTTCCTGGTCTCCTTCGCGGTCAAGGTCGCGGCGGCGAACGTCCACGTGACGAAGCTGATCCTGTCGCCGAGGATCGAACTCCACCCCCGGCTCCGGCGCGTGACGGCGAGCCAGAAGACGTCGTTCGGCCAGGTGCTGTACGCGAACTTCATCACTCTCACACCCGGGACGATCACGCTGGACCTCCGGGACGACGAACTCCTGGTCTACGCCCTCGACGCGGAGAGCGAGGCGGACGTGATGGACGGCTCGATGGACCGCGACGTGCTGCGGATCGAGGGAGGCTCGAACTGA